In Ctenopharyngodon idella isolate HZGC_01 chromosome 20, HZGC01, whole genome shotgun sequence, the following proteins share a genomic window:
- the znf513a gene encoding zinc finger protein 513a isoform X1, with translation MPRRKQQNPQPVKLDSEDGLGTVRPASLTFESDFLLGQELEFSDPDNDSKIIGLEKFSADISLPGFPLGDEESSPFSRLSMESDADDLRATESEREERVSESAFPSYLSCRGCGQLLEDPLGPGMDLVGPYCMRCCKGNADGVVDRKLCSGLGLQAESRGGGNEGAGGEDGTLKLHSCTLCGFTSRYTNHVKRHMKTHNGEKPYGCPLCSYASAQLVNLQRHLRIHTGEKPYKCNHCTFACSSLGNLKRHQRMHAAVSPGQSATQPVSGSCLNHTTVGQKEKEGAPAPTDEVAGAVQSVSRPHVGRDGNYLQTFDGLRLAQQSSTGVLQSGQAPSEPPMFFPFTCRLCGMALDDEDGSSAQICAKCTLEMLTKDTPGCPAERGDKVYTCAACPFLTHYPNHLARHMKTHSGEKPYKCPQCDYASAHFDNLKRHHRVHTGEKPYKCHLCDYACGNLANLKRHQRVHSGAKPFQCAICNYSCNQSMNLKRHMLRHTGEKPHKCQECGYTTGHWDNYKRHQKKHSLTTDGWVKVQMPGNEEEVEDEEEV, from the exons ATGCCAAGAAGAAAACAGCAGAATCCACAACCTGTCAAGT TGGATTCTGAAGATGGTTTAGGCACTGTACGTCCAGCAAGCCTTACCTTTGAGAGCGACTTTCTCCTGGGACAAGAACTCGAGTTCTCAGATCCTGACAATGACAGCAAGATCATAGGCCTTGAAAAGTTCTCAG CTGACATCAGTCTGCCTGGCTTCCCCCTGGGAGACGAGGAGAGCTCCCCCTTCAGCCGCCTCAGTATGGAGAGTGACGCTGACGACCTCCGCGCAACCGAAAGCGAGCGTGAAGAGAGGGTTTCTGAGTCTGCCTTTCCCTCTTACCTCTCTTGCAGGGGCTGTGGTCAGCTCCTGGAAGACCCCCTGGGACCCGGCATGGACTTGGTGGGGCCCTACTGCATGCGCTGCTGCAAAGGGAATGCGGACGGCGTTGTGGACAGGAAGCTCTGCTCGGGCTTAGGCTTACAAGCGGAGTCTAGAGGGGGAGGGAATGAGGGCGCTGGTGGTGAGGATGGTACCCTAAAGCTCCACTCGTGCACGCTCTGTGGATTCACTTCGCGCTACACTAACCACGTTAAGAGGCACATGAAGACACACAACGGTGAAAAGCCATACGGGTGTCCGCTGTGCTCCTATGCGTCGGCGCAACTAGTGAACCTGCAAAGGCACTTGCGCATACACACCGGAGAAAAGCCCTATAAATGCAATCACTGCACATTTGCATGCAGTTCCTTGGGGAACCTGAAGAGGCACCAGCGCATGCATGCAGCCGTAAGCCCGGGTCAGAGTGCCACTCAGCCGGTCAGTGGCAGCTGTTTAAATCACACTACTGTGGGTCAGAAGGAAAAGGAAGGGGCTCCTGCTCCCACTGATGAAG TTGCAGGTGCTGTGCAATCTGTCTCACGTCCCCACGTGGGAAGAGATGGGAACTACTTGCAGACCTTTGATGGCCTCAGGCTTGCACAGCAGTCATCGACAGGGGTGTTGCAGTCAGGACAGGCTCCATCTGAACCCCCCATGTTCTTCCCCTTCACTTGTCGTCTATGCGGCATGGCCCTGGATGACGAGGACGGATCCTCAGCCCAGATCTGCGCCAAGTGCACCCTGGAGATGCTGACTAAGGACACACCAGGTTGCCCCGCTGAGCGAGGGGACAAGGTCTACACCTGTGCTGCCTGCCCCTTTCTCACCCACTACCCAAACCACCTGGCCCGCCACATGAAGACCCACAGCGGAGAGAAGCCATACAAGTGCCCGCAGTGCGACTACGCCTCCGCCCACTTTGACAACCTCAAGCGGCACCATCGTGTGCACACTGGGGAGAAACCCTACAAGTGCCACCTGTGTGACTATGCCTGCGGCAACCTGGCTAATCTCAAGAGGCACCAACGGGTGCATTCGGGTGCCAAACCCTTTCAGTGTGCAATCTGCAACTACAGCTGCAATCAGAGTATGAACCTGAAGCGGCACATGTTGCGCCACACGGGTGAGAAGCCCCATAAGTGCCAAGAGTGTGGCTACACCACTGGCCACTGGGACAACTACAAACGACATCAGAAGAAGCACAGCCTGACTACAGATGGCTGGGTTAAAGTGCAGATGCCTGGAAATGAGGAAGAGGTGGAGGACGAGGAAGAGGTGTAG
- the znf513a gene encoding zinc finger protein 513a isoform X2, whose protein sequence is MESDADDLRATESEREERVSESAFPSYLSCRGCGQLLEDPLGPGMDLVGPYCMRCCKGNADGVVDRKLCSGLGLQAESRGGGNEGAGGEDGTLKLHSCTLCGFTSRYTNHVKRHMKTHNGEKPYGCPLCSYASAQLVNLQRHLRIHTGEKPYKCNHCTFACSSLGNLKRHQRMHAAVSPGQSATQPVSGSCLNHTTVGQKEKEGAPAPTDEVAGAVQSVSRPHVGRDGNYLQTFDGLRLAQQSSTGVLQSGQAPSEPPMFFPFTCRLCGMALDDEDGSSAQICAKCTLEMLTKDTPGCPAERGDKVYTCAACPFLTHYPNHLARHMKTHSGEKPYKCPQCDYASAHFDNLKRHHRVHTGEKPYKCHLCDYACGNLANLKRHQRVHSGAKPFQCAICNYSCNQSMNLKRHMLRHTGEKPHKCQECGYTTGHWDNYKRHQKKHSLTTDGWVKVQMPGNEEEVEDEEEV, encoded by the exons ATGGAGAGTGACGCTGACGACCTCCGCGCAACCGAAAGCGAGCGTGAAGAGAGGGTTTCTGAGTCTGCCTTTCCCTCTTACCTCTCTTGCAGGGGCTGTGGTCAGCTCCTGGAAGACCCCCTGGGACCCGGCATGGACTTGGTGGGGCCCTACTGCATGCGCTGCTGCAAAGGGAATGCGGACGGCGTTGTGGACAGGAAGCTCTGCTCGGGCTTAGGCTTACAAGCGGAGTCTAGAGGGGGAGGGAATGAGGGCGCTGGTGGTGAGGATGGTACCCTAAAGCTCCACTCGTGCACGCTCTGTGGATTCACTTCGCGCTACACTAACCACGTTAAGAGGCACATGAAGACACACAACGGTGAAAAGCCATACGGGTGTCCGCTGTGCTCCTATGCGTCGGCGCAACTAGTGAACCTGCAAAGGCACTTGCGCATACACACCGGAGAAAAGCCCTATAAATGCAATCACTGCACATTTGCATGCAGTTCCTTGGGGAACCTGAAGAGGCACCAGCGCATGCATGCAGCCGTAAGCCCGGGTCAGAGTGCCACTCAGCCGGTCAGTGGCAGCTGTTTAAATCACACTACTGTGGGTCAGAAGGAAAAGGAAGGGGCTCCTGCTCCCACTGATGAAG TTGCAGGTGCTGTGCAATCTGTCTCACGTCCCCACGTGGGAAGAGATGGGAACTACTTGCAGACCTTTGATGGCCTCAGGCTTGCACAGCAGTCATCGACAGGGGTGTTGCAGTCAGGACAGGCTCCATCTGAACCCCCCATGTTCTTCCCCTTCACTTGTCGTCTATGCGGCATGGCCCTGGATGACGAGGACGGATCCTCAGCCCAGATCTGCGCCAAGTGCACCCTGGAGATGCTGACTAAGGACACACCAGGTTGCCCCGCTGAGCGAGGGGACAAGGTCTACACCTGTGCTGCCTGCCCCTTTCTCACCCACTACCCAAACCACCTGGCCCGCCACATGAAGACCCACAGCGGAGAGAAGCCATACAAGTGCCCGCAGTGCGACTACGCCTCCGCCCACTTTGACAACCTCAAGCGGCACCATCGTGTGCACACTGGGGAGAAACCCTACAAGTGCCACCTGTGTGACTATGCCTGCGGCAACCTGGCTAATCTCAAGAGGCACCAACGGGTGCATTCGGGTGCCAAACCCTTTCAGTGTGCAATCTGCAACTACAGCTGCAATCAGAGTATGAACCTGAAGCGGCACATGTTGCGCCACACGGGTGAGAAGCCCCATAAGTGCCAAGAGTGTGGCTACACCACTGGCCACTGGGACAACTACAAACGACATCAGAAGAAGCACAGCCTGACTACAGATGGCTGGGTTAAAGTGCAGATGCCTGGAAATGAGGAAGAGGTGGAGGACGAGGAAGAGGTGTAG
- the znf513a gene encoding zinc finger protein 513a isoform X3 has product MDLVGPYCMRCCKGNADGVVDRKLCSGLGLQAESRGGGNEGAGGEDGTLKLHSCTLCGFTSRYTNHVKRHMKTHNGEKPYGCPLCSYASAQLVNLQRHLRIHTGEKPYKCNHCTFACSSLGNLKRHQRMHAAVSPGQSATQPVSGSCLNHTTVGQKEKEGAPAPTDEVAGAVQSVSRPHVGRDGNYLQTFDGLRLAQQSSTGVLQSGQAPSEPPMFFPFTCRLCGMALDDEDGSSAQICAKCTLEMLTKDTPGCPAERGDKVYTCAACPFLTHYPNHLARHMKTHSGEKPYKCPQCDYASAHFDNLKRHHRVHTGEKPYKCHLCDYACGNLANLKRHQRVHSGAKPFQCAICNYSCNQSMNLKRHMLRHTGEKPHKCQECGYTTGHWDNYKRHQKKHSLTTDGWVKVQMPGNEEEVEDEEEV; this is encoded by the exons ATGGACTTGGTGGGGCCCTACTGCATGCGCTGCTGCAAAGGGAATGCGGACGGCGTTGTGGACAGGAAGCTCTGCTCGGGCTTAGGCTTACAAGCGGAGTCTAGAGGGGGAGGGAATGAGGGCGCTGGTGGTGAGGATGGTACCCTAAAGCTCCACTCGTGCACGCTCTGTGGATTCACTTCGCGCTACACTAACCACGTTAAGAGGCACATGAAGACACACAACGGTGAAAAGCCATACGGGTGTCCGCTGTGCTCCTATGCGTCGGCGCAACTAGTGAACCTGCAAAGGCACTTGCGCATACACACCGGAGAAAAGCCCTATAAATGCAATCACTGCACATTTGCATGCAGTTCCTTGGGGAACCTGAAGAGGCACCAGCGCATGCATGCAGCCGTAAGCCCGGGTCAGAGTGCCACTCAGCCGGTCAGTGGCAGCTGTTTAAATCACACTACTGTGGGTCAGAAGGAAAAGGAAGGGGCTCCTGCTCCCACTGATGAAG TTGCAGGTGCTGTGCAATCTGTCTCACGTCCCCACGTGGGAAGAGATGGGAACTACTTGCAGACCTTTGATGGCCTCAGGCTTGCACAGCAGTCATCGACAGGGGTGTTGCAGTCAGGACAGGCTCCATCTGAACCCCCCATGTTCTTCCCCTTCACTTGTCGTCTATGCGGCATGGCCCTGGATGACGAGGACGGATCCTCAGCCCAGATCTGCGCCAAGTGCACCCTGGAGATGCTGACTAAGGACACACCAGGTTGCCCCGCTGAGCGAGGGGACAAGGTCTACACCTGTGCTGCCTGCCCCTTTCTCACCCACTACCCAAACCACCTGGCCCGCCACATGAAGACCCACAGCGGAGAGAAGCCATACAAGTGCCCGCAGTGCGACTACGCCTCCGCCCACTTTGACAACCTCAAGCGGCACCATCGTGTGCACACTGGGGAGAAACCCTACAAGTGCCACCTGTGTGACTATGCCTGCGGCAACCTGGCTAATCTCAAGAGGCACCAACGGGTGCATTCGGGTGCCAAACCCTTTCAGTGTGCAATCTGCAACTACAGCTGCAATCAGAGTATGAACCTGAAGCGGCACATGTTGCGCCACACGGGTGAGAAGCCCCATAAGTGCCAAGAGTGTGGCTACACCACTGGCCACTGGGACAACTACAAACGACATCAGAAGAAGCACAGCCTGACTACAGATGGCTGGGTTAAAGTGCAGATGCCTGGAAATGAGGAAGAGGTGGAGGACGAGGAAGAGGTGTAG